In Nocardia sputorum, a single genomic region encodes these proteins:
- a CDS encoding alpha/beta fold hydrolase, with the protein MPMIDGFDYRTLPGEQGVELNVAVGGTGPAVVLLHGFPQTHYMWREVAQRLVEECTVIVPDLRGYGESGKPPENSSHTYSKRTMANDIVQIAGALGHHRFGLVGHDRGALVGVRAGLDHPGVVRYLGILDVLPTLDTWGVLRGVEAKVAWHLYLMAQPVGLPEKMIAAVADEFFASFLDAWDTDGATFTPEVRRHYIDSSVGAVHSIVADYRATAGIDLSMDREDRDAGRQLRMPVGVISQDWGARLGFDAAALWRVWAPDLTYEPIDAGHFMAEEKPEEIARFIRELSVRGRE; encoded by the coding sequence ATGCCCATGATCGATGGATTCGACTATCGGACGCTACCTGGCGAGCAAGGCGTCGAGCTGAACGTCGCAGTGGGAGGGACTGGCCCGGCAGTCGTCCTGCTCCACGGCTTTCCGCAGACGCATTACATGTGGCGCGAAGTAGCTCAGCGGCTTGTCGAGGAGTGCACGGTCATCGTTCCGGACCTGCGCGGCTATGGCGAAAGCGGGAAGCCGCCGGAGAACAGTTCGCATACGTACTCCAAGCGGACCATGGCCAACGACATCGTGCAGATAGCCGGTGCTCTCGGTCATCACAGGTTCGGTCTGGTGGGCCACGATCGGGGCGCTCTCGTCGGTGTCCGCGCCGGTCTCGATCACCCGGGCGTGGTGCGGTACCTCGGAATCCTCGACGTGCTGCCCACCCTCGACACGTGGGGCGTATTGCGCGGCGTGGAGGCGAAAGTCGCCTGGCACCTCTATCTGATGGCCCAGCCGGTCGGGCTGCCGGAGAAGATGATCGCAGCGGTGGCGGACGAGTTCTTCGCCTCGTTCCTCGACGCGTGGGACACCGACGGCGCGACCTTCACCCCGGAAGTGCGACGGCACTACATCGATAGCTCGGTCGGGGCCGTGCACTCCATCGTCGCCGATTACCGCGCCACCGCGGGCATCGACCTGAGCATGGACCGCGAAGATCGAGACGCCGGACGGCAATTGCGGATGCCGGTGGGCGTGATCTCGCAGGACTGGGGTGCGCGGCTGGGCTTCGACGCCGCGGCACTCTGGCGAGTATGGGCGCCCGACCTGACCTACGAGCCGATCGACGCCGGTCACTTCATGGCAGAGGAGAAACCCGAAGAGATAGCTCGCTTCATCCGCGAACTGTCGGTGCGTGGCCGGGAGTGA
- a CDS encoding SgcJ/EcaC family oxidoreductase codes for MNVTLDQHRTDESALRSLFDDLMRTWTANDATAYAALFTEDSDYVSYDGTRATGRAEHQDNHDKLFRGVLAGSALVGELESIRFVAPDVALLHGTASVLMPWRSHLPERRRSRQTLVTVRTDQGWKITALHNGRVRPVRIPEPDSFPSRMSQLMARLARRLGFGRRRA; via the coding sequence ATGAACGTGACACTCGATCAGCACCGCACCGACGAGAGCGCCCTGCGCAGCCTGTTCGACGACCTCATGCGGACCTGGACCGCCAACGACGCCACCGCCTACGCGGCCCTGTTCACCGAGGACTCCGACTACGTCTCCTACGACGGCACCCGGGCCACCGGGCGCGCCGAGCATCAGGACAACCACGACAAGCTCTTCCGCGGCGTCCTGGCCGGTTCCGCGCTGGTCGGCGAGCTCGAGTCGATCCGCTTCGTCGCCCCGGACGTCGCGCTCCTGCACGGCACCGCCTCGGTCCTGATGCCGTGGCGTTCCCACCTGCCCGAGCGCCGCCGATCCCGCCAGACCCTGGTGACCGTTCGCACCGACCAGGGCTGGAAGATCACCGCACTGCACAACGGCCGCGTCCGGCCGGTGCGAATCCCCGAGCCGGACTCCTTCCCTTCGAGGATGTCCCAGCTCATGGCCCGCCTGGCCCGCCGCCTCGGCTTCGGACGCAGACGGGCCTGA
- a CDS encoding MarR family winged helix-turn-helix transcriptional regulator codes for MSKDELIAEIAQELRLLQRSFDAFDEAAAVRLGLNRTDLRCLDIVLARGPLAAGELSAALRLSPAATTTVVDRLVRAGFVTRAQDPGNRRRILIEGTTRAREVAREIFEPVGVAGAQALLRFDTGELRIALDFLRTALAVHQAETERVSRAGKPG; via the coding sequence ATGTCGAAAGATGAATTGATCGCCGAGATCGCGCAGGAGTTGCGGCTGCTGCAGCGAAGTTTCGACGCGTTCGACGAGGCCGCCGCCGTGCGCTTGGGGTTGAATCGCACCGACCTGCGATGCCTGGACATCGTGCTGGCGCGTGGGCCGCTGGCGGCGGGGGAGCTCAGCGCCGCGTTGCGACTGAGTCCCGCCGCCACCACCACCGTCGTCGACCGGCTGGTGCGGGCCGGTTTCGTCACCCGGGCGCAAGATCCCGGCAATCGGCGGCGGATACTGATCGAAGGCACTACGCGGGCCAGGGAGGTCGCGCGAGAGATCTTCGAGCCGGTGGGGGTGGCCGGGGCCCAGGCTCTCCTGCGTTTCGATACCGGCGAACTGCGCATCGCGCTCGACTTCTTGCGCACCGCGCTGGCGGTGCACCAAGCGGAAACCGAGCGGGTGTCGCGCGCCGGGAAACCCGGCTGA
- the tgt gene encoding tRNA guanosine(34) transglycosylase Tgt has protein sequence MSGPESFSFTVGTRLDGRHGRSGVIATPHGPIATPAFIPVGTKATVKAVLPETMRELGAQALLANAYHLYLQPGADIVDEAGGLGAFMNWRGPTFTDSGGFQVMSLGVGFKKVLAMEAVDVRSDDVIAPGKERLATVDDDGVTFRSHLDGSTHRFTPEVSMGIQHQLGADIMFAFDELTTLLNTRAYQERSVQRTHEWAQRCIDEHERLTTARPHRPYQALFAVIQGAQYEDLRRKACRGLESIRGSAGTGFDGYGIGGALEKHNLGAIVGWCCDELPEDKPRHMLGISEPEDVFNAIENGADTFDCVNPSRVARNAAIYVDTGRFNINTSRFRRDFTPIDENCDCYTCANYTRAYLHHLFKAKEMLAATLCTIHNERFTVRLVDRIRDSIEGGYFDEHKAETLGRWSGA, from the coding sequence GTGTCCGGTCCCGAATCGTTCTCCTTCACCGTCGGTACTCGCCTGGACGGGCGGCACGGCCGGTCCGGTGTGATCGCCACGCCGCACGGGCCGATCGCCACGCCCGCGTTCATCCCGGTGGGCACCAAGGCGACGGTCAAGGCGGTGCTGCCGGAGACCATGCGGGAACTCGGCGCCCAGGCGCTGCTGGCCAACGCCTACCACCTCTACCTGCAGCCCGGCGCGGACATCGTGGACGAGGCAGGCGGGCTCGGCGCGTTCATGAACTGGCGCGGGCCGACCTTCACCGACAGCGGCGGATTCCAGGTGATGTCACTGGGTGTCGGCTTCAAGAAGGTGCTGGCGATGGAGGCGGTCGACGTGCGCAGCGACGACGTGATCGCGCCCGGTAAGGAGCGGCTGGCCACCGTGGACGACGACGGCGTCACGTTCCGCTCCCACCTCGACGGGTCCACGCACCGGTTCACGCCCGAGGTGTCGATGGGCATCCAGCACCAGCTCGGCGCCGACATCATGTTCGCCTTCGACGAGCTCACCACGCTCCTCAATACCCGCGCCTACCAGGAGCGATCGGTCCAGCGCACGCACGAGTGGGCGCAGCGCTGCATCGATGAGCACGAGCGGCTGACCACCGCCCGCCCGCACCGTCCGTACCAGGCGCTGTTCGCCGTCATCCAGGGCGCGCAGTACGAGGACCTGCGCCGAAAGGCATGTCGCGGGCTCGAATCGATTCGCGGTAGCGCGGGGACGGGATTCGACGGTTACGGCATCGGCGGCGCGCTGGAGAAGCACAACCTGGGCGCCATCGTCGGCTGGTGCTGTGACGAGCTGCCCGAGGACAAGCCGCGGCACATGCTCGGCATCAGCGAACCGGAGGACGTCTTCAACGCCATCGAGAACGGCGCGGACACCTTCGACTGCGTGAACCCGTCCCGGGTCGCGCGCAACGCCGCCATCTACGTCGACACCGGCCGGTTCAACATCAACACCAGCCGCTTCCGTCGCGACTTCACCCCGATCGACGAGAACTGCGACTGCTACACCTGCGCCAACTACACGCGCGCCTACCTGCATCACCTGTTCAAGGCCAAGGAGATGCTCGCCGCCACGCTGTGCACGATTCACAACGAGCGGTTCACGGTCCGCCTGGTCGATCGCATCCGGGACAGCATCGAAGGCGGCTACTTCGACGAGCACAAGGCCGAGACATTGGGCCGCTGGAGTGGTGCCTGA
- a CDS encoding queuosine precursor transporter, translating into MMRVSESKTTQEHGGPGRPADHAAFAQVARGYYAPIVALFTATLIISNICATKGVEFFGDRSVSLGPLQILPIATDGAFFLFPLAYILGDVLSEVYGFRATRRAIYYGFAALLLTVVCFAIAIRLPAASFYENQEAFRTVLGTTPRLVIAGLAGYFVGQLLNSATLVLIKERTKEKYLWARLIGSTIVGEFADTLIFCSIAAGAIGIDTWQQFVNYVIVGFLWKTLCEVIVLPITYRVIALLKKHEPSYAPTGADPLRT; encoded by the coding sequence ATGATGCGGGTGAGTGAGTCGAAAACCACGCAAGAGCACGGCGGGCCTGGACGCCCCGCGGACCATGCGGCATTCGCCCAGGTCGCGCGGGGGTACTACGCACCGATCGTGGCCCTGTTCACTGCGACACTGATCATTTCCAACATCTGCGCCACCAAGGGGGTGGAGTTCTTCGGCGACCGGTCGGTGTCGCTGGGACCACTGCAAATCCTGCCGATCGCCACCGATGGCGCCTTCTTCCTGTTCCCGCTGGCCTACATCCTCGGCGACGTACTGAGCGAGGTGTACGGCTTCCGCGCCACCCGCCGCGCCATCTACTACGGCTTCGCCGCACTGCTGCTGACGGTGGTGTGCTTCGCCATCGCGATCCGGCTGCCCGCCGCGAGCTTCTACGAGAACCAGGAGGCGTTCCGCACCGTCCTCGGGACGACGCCGCGGCTCGTCATCGCGGGCCTGGCCGGCTACTTCGTCGGCCAGCTGCTGAATTCCGCGACGCTGGTGCTGATCAAGGAGCGGACGAAGGAAAAGTACCTGTGGGCCAGGCTCATCGGATCGACCATCGTCGGCGAGTTCGCCGACACGCTGATCTTCTGCTCGATCGCCGCGGGCGCCATCGGCATCGACACCTGGCAGCAGTTCGTCAACTACGTGATCGTCGGTTTCCTCTGGAAGACCCTCTGCGAGGTGATCGTGCTCCCGATCACCTACCGGGTGATCGCGTTGCTCAAGAAGCACGAACCCAGCTACGCGCCGACCGGAGCGGATCCGCTGCGCACCTGA
- a CDS encoding DUF4190 domain-containing protein, whose translation MTNPGDSDEWWKQYGGQGVSPESGGQSSVPQYPSPEQQPSGYPSAPQYPVQPPSQPMTPPPQPQYPSYQQQPYPQPSYGYQTPYQPYGVPAQGTNGMAIGALISSLVGFVTCGLGSIVGIILGVVALNQIKQSGQEGRGMALAGIWIGVGAIVLGILWFVVVIIAGATSA comes from the coding sequence ATGACGAATCCCGGCGATTCCGACGAGTGGTGGAAGCAGTACGGCGGCCAAGGCGTGTCGCCGGAGTCCGGTGGCCAGAGTTCGGTTCCGCAGTATCCGAGCCCGGAGCAGCAGCCGTCGGGCTACCCGTCGGCGCCGCAATACCCGGTCCAGCCGCCCTCGCAGCCGATGACGCCGCCTCCGCAGCCGCAGTACCCGTCCTATCAACAGCAGCCGTATCCCCAGCCGAGCTACGGCTATCAGACTCCCTACCAGCCCTACGGAGTCCCGGCGCAGGGCACCAACGGCATGGCGATCGGTGCGCTGATCTCGTCGCTGGTCGGGTTCGTCACCTGCGGGCTCGGCTCGATCGTCGGCATCATCCTCGGCGTGGTCGCCCTCAACCAGATCAAGCAGAGTGGCCAGGAAGGGCGCGGTATGGCGCTCGCGGGCATCTGGATCGGTGTCGGCGCGATCGTGCTCGGCATCCTGTGGTTCGTCGTCGTGATCATCGCGGGGGCGACCAGCGCGTAG
- a CDS encoding RDD family protein, with protein MTSGGYDPNQYPQGGQPYGQQPYPQGGDQYGQQPQYGQQQPQYGQQPQYGQQPQYGQQPQYGQQQPQYGQDPYGQYPQQPGFNNYGGQPGDLGTRIGARVIDAIILYIPYFILYVLVDNSLGLTIGLGLVWTLVQLGYFVGMETSQGTTLGKKILGLKVLAPGGAAKIDPVTSLKRNIFIAASIIPCVGGLISLILAIYIMVTISQDPNKQGWHDKFAGGTQVVKA; from the coding sequence ATGACAAGCGGTGGGTACGACCCCAACCAGTATCCGCAGGGCGGGCAGCCGTACGGGCAGCAGCCGTACCCGCAGGGGGGTGACCAGTACGGGCAGCAGCCTCAGTACGGCCAGCAGCAGCCCCAATACGGGCAGCAGCCGCAATACGGCCAGCAGCCCCAGTACGGGCAGCAGCCGCAATACGGCCAGCAGCAGCCCCAGTACGGGCAGGATCCCTACGGTCAGTACCCGCAGCAGCCCGGGTTCAACAACTACGGCGGCCAGCCGGGTGACCTCGGCACCCGCATCGGCGCCCGCGTCATCGACGCGATCATCCTCTACATCCCGTACTTCATCCTGTACGTCCTGGTCGACAACTCGCTGGGCCTGACCATCGGTCTCGGCCTGGTGTGGACCTTGGTCCAGCTCGGCTACTTCGTCGGCATGGAGACCTCGCAGGGCACCACGCTCGGCAAGAAGATCCTCGGCCTGAAGGTGCTCGCCCCGGGCGGCGCCGCCAAGATCGACCCGGTCACCTCGCTGAAGCGCAACATCTTCATCGCGGCGAGCATCATCCCCTGCGTCGGTGGCCTCATCTCGCTGATCCTGGCGATCTACATCATGGTCACCATCTCGCAGGACCCGAACAAGCAGGGCTGGCACGACAAGTTCGCCGGCGGCACCCAGGTCGTCAAGGCCTGA
- the gluQRS gene encoding tRNA glutamyl-Q(34) synthetase GluQRS: protein MTEPGAGRYAPSPSGDLHLGNLRTALLAWAFARSTGRRFLLRIDDLDRVRPGAEQRQVDDLAAIGVNWDGPVVRQSERLPQYAAAIERLTAAGLTYECFCTRREIQKAATAPHGPMGAYPGTCRALSAAQRDRLRAEGRPAALRLRAMATEFEVRDELHGRYRGPVDDVVLRRGDGIPAYNLAVVVDDADQGVDQVVRGDDLLPSTPRQAYLATLLDLPVPHYAHVPLVLNTQRRRLAKRDGAVTLRERLALGNTPEDVVSALAASLGFTATSSSELLARFDTRRLPREPWILDVHGLLRSSPCP, encoded by the coding sequence GTGACTGAGCCGGGCGCGGGCCGGTACGCGCCGAGCCCGTCCGGGGACCTGCACTTGGGCAATCTCCGCACGGCGCTGCTGGCGTGGGCGTTCGCTCGTTCCACCGGTCGGCGCTTCCTGCTGCGGATCGACGACCTGGACAGAGTGCGTCCCGGTGCGGAGCAGCGGCAAGTGGACGACCTCGCCGCGATCGGCGTGAACTGGGACGGGCCGGTGGTACGCCAGTCGGAACGGTTGCCGCAGTACGCAGCGGCCATCGAACGCCTCACCGCCGCCGGGCTGACCTATGAATGCTTCTGCACCCGAAGGGAAATACAGAAAGCCGCGACAGCACCGCACGGACCGATGGGCGCCTACCCCGGCACCTGCCGCGCGCTGAGCGCCGCCCAGCGCGACCGGCTGCGCGCCGAGGGGCGCCCGGCCGCCTTGCGCCTGCGCGCCATGGCCACCGAATTCGAGGTGCGCGACGAGCTGCACGGTCGCTACCGGGGCCCGGTCGATGACGTGGTGCTGCGACGCGGCGACGGCATCCCCGCCTACAACCTCGCGGTCGTGGTGGACGACGCGGACCAGGGCGTCGACCAAGTGGTGCGCGGCGACGACCTGCTGCCGTCGACGCCGCGGCAGGCATACCTGGCGACGCTGCTCGATCTGCCGGTGCCGCACTACGCCCACGTGCCGCTGGTGCTCAACACGCAGCGACGCCGACTGGCGAAACGGGATGGGGCGGTGACACTCCGCGAACGATTGGCGCTCGGCAACACGCCGGAGGACGTAGTCTCGGCACTGGCCGCTTCGCTCGGCTTCACCGCGACATCGTCGTCCGAGCTACTCGCGCGTTTCGACACCCGGCGGCTGCCCCGCGAACCGTGGATACTCGACGTTCATGGGTTGTTGCGAAGCAGCCCATGTCCGTAA
- a CDS encoding DUF309 domain-containing protein produces the protein MVERARDDAGRARNARPRDRLGRPLPPGSTGVARIPDDLELPPQQTLTFAQQLLDDGLAFNAHEVLEAAWKNGPFAERMLWQALAQFAVGLTHIQRGNPKGARTLLARAVSRLTAYRPEGGQAPYGIDLPGLVAHAEALLATLEAGAEPADADLRPRLRG, from the coding sequence ATGGTCGAACGCGCTCGCGACGACGCAGGTCGCGCCCGTAATGCCCGTCCGCGCGACCGCCTCGGGCGACCGCTGCCGCCCGGCAGCACCGGAGTTGCCCGAATTCCGGACGATCTCGAACTTCCACCCCAGCAAACCTTGACCTTCGCCCAGCAACTGCTGGACGACGGACTCGCATTCAATGCACACGAGGTTTTAGAGGCCGCGTGGAAGAACGGACCGTTCGCCGAGCGGATGCTGTGGCAGGCGCTGGCGCAGTTCGCTGTCGGACTAACCCACATACAACGAGGAAATCCCAAGGGGGCGCGTACACTGCTCGCCCGCGCGGTGTCGCGGTTGACGGCATACCGGCCGGAGGGCGGCCAGGCGCCCTACGGTATCGACCTCCCCGGATTGGTCGCCCATGCCGAAGCACTGCTCGCCACGCTGGAGGCCGGCGCCGAGCCGGCGGACGCCGACCTGCGGCCACGTCTGCGCGGCTGA
- a CDS encoding DUF397 domain-containing protein, with amino-acid sequence MEVAFLVDGNVAVRDTKDSGSGPVLGFAPGEWDAFLVGVSTGEFRRG; translated from the coding sequence GTGGAAGTCGCTTTCCTCGTCGACGGCAATGTCGCGGTTCGTGACACCAAGGACAGTGGAAGTGGCCCGGTCTTGGGGTTTGCGCCGGGCGAGTGGGATGCATTCCTAGTGGGGGTCTCGACGGGAGAGTTCCGGCGCGGCTGA
- the qcrB gene encoding cytochrome bc1 complex cytochrome b subunit, whose amino-acid sequence MAIDLARTIANQADEADERYKAAAFVKRSINKVFPTHWSFLLGEIALYSFIILLLSGVYLTLFFDPSMTEVVYNGAYQPLRGVTMSRAYETALDLSFEVRGGLFVRQVHHWAALLFAASIIVHLFRIFFTGAFRKPREANWVIGSLLLILAMFEGFFGYSLPDDLLSGTGLRAAFSGITISIPIIGTWLHWLMFGGDFPGEIIIPRLYVAHVLLFPGIILALIAAHVALVWYQKHTQFPGPGRTENNVVGARIVPVFAADQGAFFAFTLGIVGIMGGLFQINPIWNLGPYNPSQVSAGSQPDMYMMWTDGMARLMPPWELYLGRYTVPAVFWVAMLMGLVFVVLIAYPWIEKRLTGDRSAHHNLLQRPRDVPVRTAIGAMAIAFYVVLTLSCVNDIIAYKFDISLNATTWAGRIGILLAPPLAYFLAYRICLGLQRSDRAVLEHGVETGVIKRLPHGEYIEVHQPLGPVDAHGHPLPLEYQGAPVPKKMSKLGAAGKPGTGSFLRADPREESVRHFELEHEEERRQLTVLRRIQERANGRGNGSAH is encoded by the coding sequence ATGGCTATAGATCTAGCTCGCACAATTGCCAACCAAGCCGATGAGGCGGACGAACGGTACAAGGCCGCGGCGTTCGTGAAGCGGTCGATCAACAAGGTCTTCCCGACGCACTGGTCGTTCCTGCTCGGCGAGATCGCGCTCTACAGCTTCATCATCCTGCTGCTGTCGGGCGTGTACCTGACCCTTTTCTTCGACCCCTCCATGACGGAGGTCGTCTACAACGGCGCCTACCAGCCGCTGCGCGGCGTGACCATGTCACGGGCGTACGAGACAGCGCTGGATCTCTCCTTCGAAGTGCGCGGCGGCCTGTTCGTGCGGCAGGTGCACCACTGGGCGGCGCTGCTGTTCGCGGCGTCGATCATCGTGCACTTGTTCCGGATCTTCTTCACCGGTGCGTTCCGCAAGCCGCGGGAGGCGAACTGGGTGATCGGTTCGCTGCTGCTGATCCTGGCGATGTTCGAAGGGTTCTTCGGGTACTCGCTGCCCGACGACCTGCTCTCCGGCACCGGCCTGCGGGCGGCGTTCTCGGGTATCACGATCTCCATCCCGATCATCGGCACCTGGCTGCACTGGCTGATGTTCGGCGGCGACTTCCCGGGCGAGATCATCATTCCCCGCTTGTACGTGGCTCACGTCCTGCTGTTCCCCGGCATCATCCTGGCGCTGATCGCCGCGCACGTGGCCCTGGTGTGGTACCAGAAGCACACCCAGTTCCCCGGTCCGGGCCGTACCGAGAACAACGTGGTGGGCGCGCGGATCGTGCCGGTGTTCGCCGCCGATCAGGGCGCGTTCTTCGCCTTCACCCTCGGCATCGTGGGCATCATGGGCGGTCTCTTCCAGATCAACCCGATCTGGAACCTCGGTCCGTACAACCCCTCGCAGGTGTCGGCCGGTTCGCAGCCCGACATGTACATGATGTGGACCGACGGCATGGCCCGGCTGATGCCGCCGTGGGAGCTGTACCTGGGCCGCTACACCGTCCCCGCCGTATTCTGGGTCGCCATGCTGATGGGGCTGGTCTTCGTCGTCCTCATCGCCTACCCCTGGATCGAGAAGCGGCTGACCGGCGACCGAAGCGCGCACCACAACCTGCTGCAACGCCCCCGCGACGTGCCCGTTCGCACCGCGATCGGCGCGATGGCGATCGCGTTCTACGTCGTGCTGACGCTGTCGTGCGTCAACGACATCATCGCGTACAAGTTCGACATCTCACTGAACGCGACCACCTGGGCGGGCCGCATCGGCATCCTGCTCGCGCCCCCGCTCGCGTACTTCCTGGCCTACCGCATCTGCCTCGGACTGCAGCGCAGCGATCGCGCGGTGCTCGAGCACGGCGTGGAGACCGGCGTGATCAAGCGTCTGCCACACGGCGAGTACATCGAGGTGCACCAGCCGCTCGGCCCGGTGGACGCGCACGGTCACCCGCTTCCGCTGGAATACCAAGGCGCACCCGTGCCGAAGAAGATGAGCAAGCTGGGTGCGGCGGGCAAGCCGGGCACCGGCAGCTTCCTGCGCGCGGATCCGCGCGAGGAGAGTGTGCGGCACTTCGAGCTCGAGCACGAAGAAGAACGCAGGCAACTCACCGTGTTGCGCAGAATCCAGGAACGAGCGAACGGCCGCGGAAACGGCTCCGCCCATTGA
- a CDS encoding WS/DGAT domain-containing protein — protein MAPQDATMYWLSKRTRNDLFLVYCFADRGLPTEELRAAVAERSARIADLRVRLRELPGDIDYPFWTRSEFAAEQIVEHELRERNWSCLLEALGELLGTGVDAAVHPWRLHLFRAIADAPGQTGEPALVVVLQMSHALADGRRASAIARALFGGAGNHSGEPESRTGASGPGGGPAGDSATDAAGTESWGDRTPVADRSVPGLSVPEECAVGWTAVARERTAVHSVSASGSSVRVRVGSTVVRVRTLADAMWGSALPARVLVASAVGLLRVPARLAATAVRGYQAFRAQQRLAASTEAGELPPPGPGFPPTALNHASAEGISRHEARMLVFPAGELRVPGRTVTVVVLTAVSLALARYLADRGEPVERLGAQVPMALAEDTGPRNNYRSLGVDLFVDEPDPSLRADKIAAALADRRARARHPLLSAQDRVTATIPAPMLRRDVDRYPLDIVPGSIAGHTVVSSVDRGPADLSFGGGPVRFTAGFPALGSVMHLTHGVHGLGDTVTISLHADPKVLPDLDAYAAHLRAALLEAHRALVGSAPA, from the coding sequence ATGGCACCGCAGGACGCGACGATGTATTGGCTGTCCAAACGCACGCGCAACGACCTTTTTCTGGTGTATTGCTTCGCCGATCGCGGACTGCCCACCGAGGAACTGCGCGCCGCCGTCGCCGAACGCAGTGCGCGGATCGCGGACCTGCGGGTCCGGTTGCGCGAACTGCCCGGGGACATCGATTATCCGTTCTGGACACGATCTGAATTCGCCGCCGAGCAAATCGTGGAACACGAACTGCGGGAACGTAATTGGTCGTGCCTGCTGGAGGCCCTCGGCGAGTTGCTGGGTACCGGTGTCGACGCCGCGGTGCACCCGTGGCGGCTGCATCTGTTCCGTGCGATCGCCGACGCGCCAGGGCAAACGGGCGAGCCCGCGCTGGTGGTGGTGCTCCAGATGTCCCACGCGCTGGCCGACGGCCGGCGGGCGTCGGCGATCGCGCGTGCGCTGTTCGGCGGTGCGGGGAACCATTCCGGCGAGCCCGAAAGCCGTACTGGAGCGTCCGGCCCCGGTGGGGGACCGGCCGGCGACAGTGCCACTGATGCCGCAGGTACCGAGAGTTGGGGTGACAGGACTCCGGTCGCGGATCGATCGGTTCCGGGACTGTCCGTACCAGAGGAATGCGCGGTTGGCTGGACCGCGGTTGCCCGTGAGCGGACCGCGGTGCACTCGGTGTCGGCGAGCGGGTCGTCGGTGCGAGTGCGGGTCGGCTCGACGGTAGTGCGTGTGCGGACCCTCGCGGATGCGATGTGGGGGAGCGCGCTCCCGGCAAGAGTGCTGGTCGCTTCGGCTGTCGGTCTGCTGCGCGTTCCGGCCCGGCTGGCCGCGACCGCGGTGCGCGGCTACCAGGCGTTCCGAGCTCAGCAGCGGCTCGCGGCGTCGACCGAGGCGGGCGAATTGCCGCCGCCGGGGCCGGGTTTCCCGCCGACTGCGCTGAACCATGCGTCGGCGGAGGGGATCTCGCGACACGAAGCTCGGATGCTGGTGTTTCCGGCCGGAGAGTTGCGGGTGCCCGGTCGTACGGTCACGGTCGTCGTCCTGACCGCGGTGTCGCTGGCGCTCGCCCGCTACCTGGCCGACCGGGGTGAGCCGGTGGAGCGGCTCGGTGCGCAGGTCCCGATGGCCCTGGCCGAGGACACCGGTCCACGCAACAACTATCGCAGTCTCGGCGTCGACCTCTTCGTCGATGAACCCGATCCGAGTCTGCGCGCCGACAAGATCGCCGCGGCGCTTGCCGACCGGCGCGCCCGCGCCCGGCACCCGCTGCTGTCGGCGCAGGACCGGGTCACCGCGACGATTCCCGCCCCCATGCTGCGGCGGGACGTCGACCGCTATCCCCTCGATATCGTTCCCGGCTCGATAGCTGGGCACACTGTCGTCTCCAGTGTCGACCGCGGGCCGGCCGACCTGTCCTTCGGTGGCGGGCCGGTGCGGTTCACGGCCGGATTCCCGGCGCTCGGCTCCGTCATGCACCTCACCCACGGCGTGCACGGACTCGGCGACACCGTCACCATCTCCCTGCACGCCGACCCGAAGGTCCTACCGGATCTCGACGCCTACGCCGCCCACCTCCGCGCCGCGCTGCTGGAAGCGCACCGCGCCCTGGTCGGCTCCGCTCCGGCGTGA